One genomic region from Chionomys nivalis chromosome 17, mChiNiv1.1, whole genome shotgun sequence encodes:
- the LOC130888717 gene encoding serine/arginine-rich splicing factor 7 has protein sequence MSRYGRYGGETKVYVGNLGTGAGKGELERAFSYYGPLRTVWIARNPPGFAFVEFEDPRDAEDAVRGLDGKVICGSRVRVELSTGMPRRSRFDRPPARRPFDPNDRCYECGEKGHYAYDCHRYSRRRRSRSRSRSHSRSRGRRYSRSRSRSRGRRSRSASPRRSRSVSLRRSRSASLRRSRSGSIKGSRYFQSRSRSRSRSRSISRPRSSRSKSRSPSPKRSRSPSGSPRRSASPERMD, from the coding sequence ATGTCACGCTACGGGCGGTATGGAGGAGAAACCAAGGTGTATGTTGGCAACCTGGGAACTGGTGCTGGTAAAGGCGAGTTAGAAAGGGCATTCAGTTACTATGGGCCCTTAAGAACAGTGTGGATTGCCAGAAATCCTCCAGGATTTGCCTTTGTGGAATTTGAAGATCCTAGAGATGCGGAAGATGCAGTTCGAGGATTGGATGGGAAGGTGATTTGTGGTTCTCGAGTGAGGGTTGAATTATCAACAGGCATGCCTCGGAGATCTCGTTTTGATAGGCCACCTGCAAGACGTCCCTTTGATCCTAATGATAGATGCTATGAGTGTGGTGAAAAGGGACATTATGCTTATGATTGTCATCGCTATAGCCGTCGAAGAAGAAGCAGGTCACGGTCTAGATCACATTCCCGTTCCAGGGGAAGGCGATACTCTCGCTCACGCAGCAGGAGTCGGGGAAGGAGGTCAAGATCAGCATCTCCTCGAAGATCAAGGTCTGTGTCTCTTCGTAGATCAAGATCAGCTTCACTCAGAAGATCTAGGTCTGGTTCTATAAAAGGATCGAGGTATTTCCAATCCCGTTCAAGGTCGAGATCAAGATCCAGGTCTATTTCACGGCCAAGAAGCAGCCGATCAAAATCCAGATCTCCGTCACCTAAAAGAAGTCGTTCCCCATCAGGAAGTCCACGAAGAAGTGCAAGTCCTGAAAGAATGGACTGA